A genome region from Desulfobulbaceae bacterium DB1 includes the following:
- a CDS encoding (4Fe-4S)-binding protein — translation MKIAVASGKGGTGKTTVAVALACSAGGPVQYLDCDVEEPNGHIFLRPVFHGSREISLAVPRVLEEKCTWCGKCRDLCRFNAITVFGRTIMVFPDLCHACGGCFLVCPEKAFVEERRVLGLLEKGRSGEIDFVHGRLRVGEAMAVPLIHAVLEEAAAEGLVIIDAPPGTSCPFVASVKEAEYVLLVTEATPFGLHDLKIAVAVLRKLGLPFGVIINRSDLGDVKTASWCRRENITIHSEIPFDRKIAEGYAAGVPLVDSRPELRQTFSSLLEELQS, via the coding sequence ATGAAAATAGCGGTGGCCAGCGGCAAGGGCGGCACCGGCAAAACCACGGTGGCGGTGGCCCTGGCCTGCTCGGCCGGGGGGCCGGTGCAGTATCTGGACTGTGACGTGGAGGAACCGAACGGACATATCTTTCTCCGGCCCGTTTTTCACGGAAGCCGGGAAATTTCTTTGGCCGTTCCCCGGGTGCTGGAGGAAAAATGCACCTGGTGCGGGAAATGCCGCGATCTCTGCCGATTCAACGCCATTACCGTCTTCGGTCGCACCATCATGGTTTTTCCCGACCTCTGCCATGCCTGCGGCGGATGTTTTCTCGTATGTCCGGAAAAGGCATTTGTCGAAGAACGACGGGTGCTCGGTCTGCTGGAAAAGGGACGATCCGGGGAAATCGATTTTGTTCATGGTCGTTTGCGGGTGGGGGAGGCCATGGCGGTACCGCTTATTCATGCCGTCCTGGAGGAGGCTGCGGCGGAGGGTTTGGTGATCATTGATGCGCCGCCCGGCACCTCCTGTCCTTTTGTCGCTTCGGTGAAAGAGGCTGAATACGTCCTGCTGGTCACCGAGGCCACCCCTTTCGGTCTTCATGATCTGAAAATTGCAGTGGCCGTGCTGCGCAAGCTCGGTTTGCCCTTCGGCGTGATCATCAACCGGTCCGATCTGGGTGACGTCAAGACGGCGTCGTGGTGCAGGCGGGAAAATATCACGATTCATAGTGAAATACCCTTTGACCGGAAAATTGCCGAAGGATATGCCGCGGGTGTGCCGCTGGTCGACAGTCGACCGGAATTGCGGCAGACCTTTTCTTCATTGCTTGAGGAGTTGCAATCATGA
- a CDS encoding (4Fe-4S)-binding protein → MKELLVLSGKGGTGKTTIAAALAALMENKVIADCDVDAADLHLVLNPRAREEHEFWSGVEAVIDAERCVACGTCVELCRFHAITLEETARLLPFSCEGCGVCAEFCPEGAIRLEEKLSGDWFVADTAYGPMVHARLGIGEENSGKLVSLVKRKAREVAEGCGASWLLVDGPPGIGCPVIASLSGVDFALLVTEPTRSGLHDLARVAELAAHFKILTGVCINKWDLQPDVAAEIEAFCREKNIALLGRVPFDVAVVDSIVQGRTLIEHAENSPAARAVRQLWQNLLNFADLGMKVPD, encoded by the coding sequence ATGAAAGAGCTTCTTGTGCTGAGCGGAAAAGGCGGTACCGGCAAAACCACCATTGCCGCCGCCCTGGCTGCCCTGATGGAAAACAAGGTGATTGCCGATTGTGATGTGGATGCCGCGGACCTGCATCTTGTCCTGAACCCGCGTGCCCGGGAAGAGCATGAATTCTGGTCCGGGGTGGAGGCGGTGATTGATGCGGAGCGTTGCGTGGCCTGCGGCACTTGCGTCGAGCTGTGCCGTTTTCATGCCATCACCCTTGAGGAAACAGCGCGACTCCTGCCTTTTTCCTGCGAGGGGTGCGGAGTATGCGCCGAATTCTGTCCGGAAGGGGCCATCCGGCTGGAGGAAAAGCTTTCCGGCGACTGGTTTGTCGCTGATACGGCGTATGGTCCCATGGTGCATGCCCGGCTGGGAATCGGCGAGGAAAACTCGGGCAAACTGGTCAGTCTGGTGAAAAGAAAGGCGCGCGAGGTGGCGGAAGGATGCGGCGCTTCGTGGTTGCTGGTGGATGGCCCGCCCGGCATCGGCTGCCCGGTCATTGCCTCCCTGTCAGGGGTTGATTTTGCCCTGCTGGTTACCGAACCGACCCGATCCGGCCTGCATGATCTGGCGCGGGTGGCGGAACTGGCCGCGCATTTTAAAATCCTGACCGGGGTGTGTATCAACAAGTGGGATCTGCAGCCGGACGTTGCCGCGGAGATAGAGGCGTTCTGCCGGGAAAAAAATATTGCGCTCCTCGGCCGGGTTCCTTTTGACGTGGCGGTGGTTGATTCCATTGTCCAGGGACGTACCCTTATTGAGCATGCGGAAAATTCCCCGGCTGCCCGGGCGGTGCGGCAGTTGTGGCAGAATTTGTTGAATTTCGCGGATCTGGGAATGAAGGTGCCGGATTAA
- a CDS encoding flavodoxin family protein, whose translation MKSLVVYSSQSGNTKKLAQAVADALPGEKEVVAVDGAPEKLDGVDLVAVGFWLMAGKPDPKSSEFLAGVAGKKVFLFATHGAAKGSAHAAAAMAHAVKIAAGAQVVGSFSCQGEVQAKVMETARAKVPPPLWLADAPFAAGHPDATDIAAVKDAVLACL comes from the coding sequence GTGAAATCACTCGTTGTTTATTCAAGTCAGTCGGGCAATACAAAAAAATTGGCCCAGGCGGTGGCGGATGCGCTGCCCGGAGAAAAAGAAGTGGTGGCGGTGGATGGCGCGCCGGAAAAACTGGACGGAGTCGATCTTGTCGCCGTGGGATTCTGGCTGATGGCGGGCAAGCCGGACCCGAAAAGCAGTGAATTCCTGGCCGGGGTGGCGGGGAAAAAAGTATTTCTTTTCGCCACCCATGGCGCGGCCAAAGGCTCGGCCCATGCCGCGGCAGCCATGGCGCATGCGGTTAAAATCGCGGCTGGCGCCCAGGTGGTCGGCAGCTTCAGTTGCCAGGGCGAGGTGCAGGCCAAGGTGATGGAAACGGCCCGGGCCAAAGTACCGCCGCCGCTGTGGCTGGCCGATGCCCCCTTTGCCGCCGGACACCCGGACGCGACGGATATTGCCGCGGTCAAAGACGCGGTCCTGGCCTGCCTTTAA